One part of the Aestuariirhabdus litorea genome encodes these proteins:
- a CDS encoding ABC transporter ATP-binding protein, translating to MSDANDRYVSFQDVQKTYDGENLVVKGFNLDIKKGEFVTMLGPSGSGKTTCLMMLAGFETPTHGEIFINGSAVNRIAPHKRNIGMMFQNYALFPHMTIAENLAYPLQVRKLSRADIEEKVKRALDMVELSGFEQRRPKQLSGGQQQRVALARALVFEPTLVLMDEPLGALDKQLREQMQYEIKHIHERLGVTVVYVTHDQGEALTMSDRIAVFNNGVVQQLDTPQGLYERPMNSFVADFIGENNVLFGEVERYENGRCILRVNGEPVVATAVTEQAPGSKVIVSIRPERVVLDTQGNGHENHFVGQVVERIYHGDHIRVRVGLLGQGQFILKLPNNAANSGLKEGDSVQVAWSSNDARALDIVQ from the coding sequence ATGTCGGACGCGAATGATCGTTACGTCAGCTTTCAGGACGTACAGAAGACCTATGACGGCGAAAACCTGGTGGTCAAGGGTTTCAACCTTGATATCAAAAAGGGTGAGTTTGTCACCATGCTGGGCCCATCGGGTTCCGGGAAAACCACCTGCCTGATGATGCTTGCGGGCTTCGAAACCCCTACCCACGGCGAAATCTTTATCAACGGGTCTGCTGTTAACCGCATCGCCCCCCATAAGCGCAACATCGGCATGATGTTCCAGAACTATGCGCTGTTTCCCCATATGACGATCGCTGAAAACCTGGCGTATCCCCTGCAGGTGCGCAAACTGTCGCGGGCGGATATCGAGGAGAAGGTCAAGCGAGCGCTGGATATGGTGGAATTGAGCGGGTTTGAGCAGCGCCGGCCGAAGCAGCTTTCCGGCGGCCAGCAGCAGCGGGTGGCGCTGGCGCGGGCCCTGGTTTTTGAACCCACCCTGGTGCTGATGGATGAGCCGTTGGGGGCGCTGGATAAGCAGCTGCGGGAGCAGATGCAGTATGAGATCAAGCATATTCATGAGCGCCTGGGTGTGACGGTGGTCTATGTGACCCATGATCAGGGAGAGGCTCTGACCATGTCGGACCGCATCGCGGTCTTCAATAACGGAGTGGTGCAGCAGCTGGATACGCCCCAGGGCCTTTACGAGCGGCCTATGAACAGTTTTGTGGCGGACTTTATCGGTGAAAACAACGTGCTTTTCGGCGAGGTGGAACGCTACGAAAACGGGCGCTGTATCCTGCGGGTTAACGGTGAACCGGTAGTCGCCACGGCGGTTACCGAGCAAGCGCCCGGCTCAAAAGTGATCGTATCGATCCGGCCGGAGCGGGTAGTGCTTGATACCCAGGGCAATGGGCATGAAAACCACTTCGTGGGCCAGGTCGTGGAACGCATCTACCACGGCGATCATATTCGGGTACGGGTCGGCTTGCTCGGCCAGGGGCAGTTTATTCTCAAACTGCCCAACAATGCGGCCAACAGTGGCCTCAAAGAGGGAGATTCTGTGCAGGTGGCCTGGTCATCCAATGACGCCCGTGCACTGGATATTGTGCAGTAG